One genomic region from Leptospira tipperaryensis encodes:
- the mreD gene encoding rod shape-determining protein MreD, with product MILEKLVIAVGILIAHFLNGSNLFEIGSAIKPDFMILLVLFFALRRGPLYGLWIGFFGGLLTDSGLGGEITSGNVVAYKIGLHSLTFCLIGYLVGKFARSAYHENYLSITIYSLLITFITRVATYYLFSIFFHENMSYSLFFTSIFNALIAPAFFYALTWIYQLDHMGDA from the coding sequence ATGATCTTAGAAAAACTCGTTATCGCAGTCGGAATTCTGATCGCACACTTTTTAAACGGATCGAATCTTTTCGAGATCGGATCCGCGATCAAACCCGACTTTATGATTCTTCTCGTATTGTTCTTTGCTCTGAGAAGGGGCCCCCTCTACGGACTCTGGATCGGATTTTTCGGAGGACTTTTGACGGACTCGGGACTCGGAGGAGAAATCACTTCGGGGAACGTGGTGGCATACAAGATAGGACTTCATTCTTTGACATTTTGTCTGATCGGATACTTGGTTGGAAAGTTTGCGCGTTCCGCGTATCACGAGAATTATCTTTCCATCACGATCTATTCTTTGCTCATCACGTTTATCACAAGAGTTGCGACGTATTACCTATTCTCCATTTTCTTTCATGAGAATATGAGTTATTCCTTATTTTTTACTTCTATCTTCAACGCGCTCATCGCTCCGGCATTTTTTTACGCTTTGACCTGGATCTATCAACTGGATCACATGGGGGACGCGTAA
- the mreC gene encoding rod shape-determining protein MreC: MLWFQLSRSKETVSLLFCVLFSILSLTFRSNVIVRGIASFQRVGDIVSGSIDSFGGFFKGAYNKLESFETVRKERDSCVAVMEDYKLLPQDLEKANRENDTLRKELRFQSRQKYSSLKAEVLSVRLNSIYRTIIIDKGSDAGIKPYMPVTARAVDQKGAIIEALVGKVIAVTGGSAVVQPLINSNFNMGISMPDTNLWANLSGNSGRGTEALLNYIDSGIIIDPRVFGEYPMGPNEMIQYTESLSKIGKPVYTSGGGGVFPAGIPVGVITEEGPRNGSFKSAYLKPFVRFEMLESVTILLKLPEKWLETWPEGQNITIENPYFGELNYPGEEKVLKENSSKNPLSPNGNKPQTNVPKNPSLPPSEDDLQ; encoded by the coding sequence ATGTTATGGTTTCAACTCAGCCGAAGCAAAGAGACGGTCTCACTCCTCTTTTGTGTTTTATTCTCCATTCTTTCCCTAACATTCAGAAGTAACGTAATCGTTCGAGGAATCGCAAGCTTCCAAAGAGTGGGCGATATCGTTTCCGGATCCATCGATTCCTTCGGTGGATTTTTTAAAGGCGCATACAATAAGTTAGAATCTTTTGAAACCGTTCGTAAGGAAAGGGATTCTTGCGTTGCGGTCATGGAAGACTATAAACTTCTTCCTCAGGATTTGGAAAAAGCAAATCGTGAAAACGATACTCTTCGAAAAGAACTTCGTTTCCAGAGTCGTCAGAAATACTCAAGTCTCAAAGCCGAAGTTTTATCGGTTCGTCTGAACTCCATCTATAGAACCATCATCATCGACAAAGGATCCGACGCGGGAATCAAACCGTATATGCCCGTGACCGCAAGGGCCGTGGATCAAAAGGGTGCGATCATAGAAGCGTTAGTCGGAAAGGTAATCGCAGTCACCGGCGGATCCGCGGTCGTTCAACCTCTGATCAACTCCAACTTCAACATGGGAATTTCGATGCCCGATACAAATCTCTGGGCCAATCTTTCCGGAAACTCAGGAAGAGGAACCGAAGCTCTTTTAAATTATATCGATAGCGGAATCATCATCGATCCGAGGGTCTTTGGAGAATATCCGATGGGCCCGAACGAGATGATTCAATATACGGAATCCTTGAGTAAGATCGGGAAACCAGTTTATACCTCGGGCGGCGGCGGTGTTTTTCCCGCGGGAATTCCGGTAGGAGTGATCACGGAAGAAGGACCGCGTAACGGAAGTTTTAAGAGCGCGTATCTAAAACCTTTTGTTCGTTTTGAAATGCTTGAAAGTGTGACGATCCTTTTGAAACTTCCCGAAAAATGGCTGGAAACTTGGCCGGAAGGACAAAATATCACGATCGAAAATCCTTACTTCGGGGAACTCAATTATCCGGGAGAGGAAAAAGTTCTCAAAGAGAATTCTTCCAAAAACCCATTGTCGCCTAACGGGAATAAGCCGCAGACGAACGTTCCTAAAAATCCGTCCCTTCCTCCGAGCGAGGATGATTTGCAATGA
- a CDS encoding rod shape-determining protein — protein sequence MIFDNLYALFSNDMGIDLGTANTLVHVKGQGIVLSEPSVVAVHAATGKVLAVGQEAKRMLGRTPGEIVAIRPMKDGVIADFETVEKMIRYFIAKVHNRTTFVKPRIVIGVPSGITEVERRAVRESAEQAGAREIFLIEEALAAAIGANIPINEPAGNMIVDIGGGTTEIAVISLGGMVIAESIRTGGDEFDEAIIKYLRNQYNLVVGERTAEDIKLTIGNAYPEKKAETMEVRGRDAISGLPRTLELESNEIRKALKEPTDEILDGIKRVLERTPPELASDIVERGIVLTGGGCLLRGLETYLSKETGVPVFRAENPLTCVVLGTGKYLDELKYIKPGIR from the coding sequence ATGATATTTGATAATCTCTATGCCCTGTTTTCCAATGATATGGGAATTGACCTGGGGACGGCAAATACACTGGTGCACGTGAAAGGACAAGGGATTGTTCTTTCCGAGCCATCGGTTGTTGCGGTTCACGCAGCGACCGGAAAGGTGCTCGCAGTAGGGCAGGAAGCAAAACGGATGTTGGGTAGAACCCCGGGTGAGATCGTTGCCATCCGTCCGATGAAAGACGGTGTGATCGCCGACTTTGAAACCGTGGAAAAGATGATCCGCTATTTTATCGCGAAAGTGCATAACCGCACAACTTTTGTAAAACCGAGAATCGTGATCGGAGTTCCGTCCGGAATCACCGAGGTGGAAAGACGCGCCGTCCGTGAATCTGCGGAACAAGCGGGCGCGAGAGAAATATTCTTAATTGAAGAAGCGTTGGCCGCGGCGATCGGAGCGAACATCCCAATCAACGAACCTGCAGGAAACATGATCGTGGATATCGGCGGTGGAACCACAGAAATCGCGGTAATCTCTCTCGGGGGAATGGTAATCGCAGAATCCATTCGCACGGGTGGAGACGAGTTTGACGAAGCCATCATCAAATATCTTAGAAACCAATACAATCTGGTCGTCGGAGAAAGAACCGCGGAAGATATCAAGCTTACGATCGGAAACGCATATCCTGAAAAGAAAGCGGAGACGATGGAAGTTCGTGGTCGGGACGCGATTTCGGGACTTCCAAGAACTCTTGAATTGGAATCCAACGAAATCAGAAAGGCCCTCAAAGAGCCGACAGACGAAATCTTAGACGGAATCAAACGAGTTCTGGAAAGAACTCCGCCCGAGCTCGCATCGGATATCGTGGAAAGAGGAATCGTTCTCACCGGAGGTGGTTGTCTCCTCCGAGGACTGGAAACCTATCTCTCCAAAGAAACCGGAGTTCCGGTTTTCCGCGCGGAGAACCCGTTGACCTGTGTGGTTCTCGGAACCGGAAAGTATCTCGACGAGTTGAAATACATCAAACCGGGAATTCGCTAA
- a CDS encoding Ppx/GppA phosphatase family protein, with product MVQEKPLAAIDLGTNSFHMIIVRVRANGTFEAIAREKESVRLGNRLQEGGGIDSESFKRGIDCLKRFKVLAENAGAEIRAVATSALREASNQEEFLEAAYQQAGISIDVVSGYEEARLIYFGILQGIPVFDRKIMMIDIGGGSTELLVGHRGNILFSKSFKLGAIRLTEKFFKEETLSNSDIRKCRLHIEEMLLPFRKILRDLKPDLVVGSSGTIQAIAGMILASRGETEEISLNNFEFSTPEFKKMRNLILEADTSKKRAKIPGLDAKRSDIIVGGTLILEEIFDLANVQSLTISEFALREGIVYDTIRKWEHFENTEHSKHLDDIRQTSVHNFMRAFSRDEEYSRHVADLSLQIFDQLKGLHKLGQEQRELLEAASLLHEIGQSISHSAYHKHSYYMIRNSEMLLGFTFLEIEIIALTARYHRKNTPRIKHREYSRLSEKNQTLVRQLSAILRISSALNRNRGGLVPNVICKIEKNQIRFLLKTSKGYDPSLEIWAAEEQKSAFEETYGYTVQFVAAP from the coding sequence ATGGTTCAGGAAAAACCTCTCGCCGCTATCGATCTAGGCACCAATTCATTCCACATGATCATCGTTCGAGTTCGGGCTAACGGTACTTTTGAAGCCATAGCCCGAGAAAAAGAATCGGTGCGCTTGGGCAATCGTCTGCAAGAAGGAGGAGGTATAGACTCCGAATCCTTCAAACGAGGTATCGATTGTCTCAAACGTTTTAAGGTCCTCGCGGAAAACGCAGGAGCCGAGATCAGAGCGGTTGCCACGAGCGCACTCAGAGAAGCTTCCAATCAGGAAGAATTCTTAGAAGCGGCTTATCAACAAGCCGGCATATCGATCGACGTAGTGAGCGGTTATGAAGAAGCCCGTTTGATCTACTTCGGCATCCTCCAAGGCATCCCCGTTTTTGATCGTAAGATCATGATGATCGACATCGGCGGAGGTAGCACGGAATTGCTCGTCGGACACAGAGGAAACATACTCTTCTCCAAAAGTTTTAAGTTGGGCGCGATTCGTCTGACCGAAAAATTCTTTAAAGAAGAAACGTTGTCCAACTCGGACATCCGAAAGTGCAGACTTCATATCGAAGAAATGCTTCTTCCGTTTCGAAAGATTCTCAGAGACTTAAAACCGGACCTCGTAGTCGGTTCGTCCGGAACGATCCAAGCGATCGCGGGAATGATTCTCGCATCCCGTGGGGAAACCGAAGAGATCAGCTTGAACAACTTCGAATTCTCAACTCCTGAATTTAAAAAGATGAGAAACCTCATCTTAGAAGCGGACACTTCCAAAAAAAGGGCCAAGATCCCCGGTCTGGACGCGAAACGTTCGGACATCATCGTAGGCGGAACTCTGATCTTAGAAGAAATTTTTGATCTCGCGAACGTGCAGAGTCTTACGATTTCGGAATTTGCGCTCAGGGAAGGGATCGTCTATGACACGATCCGAAAATGGGAACACTTTGAAAACACAGAACACTCCAAACACTTGGATGATATCCGTCAGACTTCCGTTCACAACTTTATGCGCGCGTTTTCAAGGGACGAAGAATACTCAAGACACGTAGCCGATTTGAGCCTTCAGATTTTCGATCAGTTGAAAGGACTTCACAAATTAGGACAAGAACAGAGAGAACTTTTGGAAGCCGCTTCTCTGCTTCACGAAATCGGACAATCAATTTCGCATTCGGCGTATCACAAACACAGTTATTATATGATTCGAAATTCGGAAATGCTTTTGGGATTTACGTTTTTAGAAATTGAAATCATCGCACTCACGGCGCGTTACCACAGAAAAAATACTCCTCGAATCAAACACAGGGAATACAGCCGACTTTCGGAAAAAAATCAAACTCTCGTAAGACAACTTTCCGCCATCTTAAGGATCAGCTCCGCTCTGAATCGGAACCGAGGAGGGCTTGTTCCAAACGTGATCTGTAAGATCGAAAAAAATCAGATTCGATTCTTATTAAAAACGAGCAAAGGATACGATCCTTCTTTGGAAATTTGGGCCGCCGAAGAACAAAAATCCGCGTTTGAAGAAACTTACGGTTACACCGTACAATTCGTCGCGGCACCTTAA
- a CDS encoding DNA alkylation repair protein produces the protein MKELESMGSEGVKKIFINHGAKEPLFGVKVGDLKKIQKKIKKNNSLSLELYKTGNADAMYLAGLIADEKEIQKKDLQSWVKTAASPMISECTVAWIAAESKYGWELAKEWIDSPKESIASSGWSTFSSLLSITTDEQIDSQEILKLLKRVESTIHKSQNRVKYCMNGFVIAVGGFYPKLTEEALKVSQKIGTVNVMTGKTACKVPDAEEYILKMKKMGRLGKKKKEARC, from the coding sequence ATGAAAGAGTTGGAATCGATGGGTTCCGAAGGAGTGAAAAAAATTTTTATCAATCACGGAGCGAAAGAACCGCTCTTCGGGGTAAAGGTGGGGGATCTTAAAAAGATTCAGAAAAAAATCAAAAAGAACAATTCGCTATCATTAGAACTTTATAAAACAGGAAACGCTGATGCGATGTATCTCGCCGGGTTGATCGCCGATGAAAAAGAAATTCAAAAAAAAGATCTTCAGTCTTGGGTCAAGACCGCGGCGTCTCCCATGATTAGCGAATGCACAGTAGCGTGGATCGCCGCCGAAAGCAAATACGGTTGGGAGCTCGCTAAAGAATGGATCGATTCCCCGAAGGAAAGTATCGCCTCCTCCGGTTGGAGCACATTCTCCAGTTTGCTTTCCATCACCACGGACGAACAAATCGATTCTCAAGAAATCCTCAAACTCTTAAAAAGAGTGGAATCTACGATCCACAAGTCTCAGAACCGCGTGAAGTATTGTATGAACGGCTTTGTAATCGCAGTCGGCGGATTTTATCCGAAGCTTACGGAAGAAGCTCTGAAAGTTTCCCAAAAAATCGGAACCGTAAACGTAATGACCGGTAAGACGGCGTGTAAGGTTCCGGACGCGGAAGAATACATTCTTAAAATGAAGAAGATGGGAAGACTAGGAAAGAAAAAGAAAGAGGCTCGTTGTTAA